The proteins below come from a single Oerskovia jenensis genomic window:
- a CDS encoding OB-fold nucleic acid binding domain-containing protein — MTLRQALHSVLASQEEIAADEERHDSASQVGCSAVSDLANRKRATVSGVMRSVILRPREGVPTVEAELYDGSGSLDLVWLGRRRIAGVEPGRRVRVEGLVCEIAGRRTMFNPRYELRPRAGE, encoded by the coding sequence ATGACGCTGCGCCAGGCACTGCATTCCGTGCTGGCCTCCCAGGAGGAGATCGCCGCGGACGAGGAGCGTCACGACTCGGCCAGCCAGGTCGGCTGCTCGGCCGTCTCCGACCTCGCGAACCGCAAGCGCGCGACCGTCTCGGGCGTGATGCGCTCGGTCATCCTGCGCCCGCGGGAGGGCGTCCCCACGGTCGAGGCCGAGCTCTACGACGGGTCGGGCTCGCTCGACCTGGTCTGGCTCGGTCGTCGCCGCATTGCGGGCGTCGAGCCCGGTCGGCGCGTGCGCGTCGAGGGTCTGGTCTGCGAGATCGCGGGCCGTCGCACCATGTTCAACCCCCGCTACGAGCTGCGTCCCCGCGCAGGCGAGTGA
- a CDS encoding DUF3159 domain-containing protein produces MTHEPTRERGPVDPALEVEEVAEAIDDVVPPDEGAARGVRALAGESFSLAETIGGVRGLVESMAPGLVFVVVFIATGNTLRPALIASVAVALVAVAARLVQRTPITQAFGGFLGVAIGVLWAWRSGEAQNYYAAGLLTNAAYLVAMAVSVLVRWPVVGLVVEALRSGWTDGDKVKAAVAASDVPDGATTSAAHVAPGERAEDGAGSAGGDQDEPAPGAFRAWSQRWRQDAALMRRYALATWLWVGMFALRLAVQVPLFLAGEDAVAWLGTARLVMGIPLWALTLWLTWLLVRRPHVAEPVPANG; encoded by the coding sequence ATGACGCACGAGCCCACCCGTGAGCGCGGCCCGGTGGACCCCGCCCTGGAGGTCGAGGAGGTCGCCGAGGCGATCGACGACGTCGTCCCTCCGGACGAGGGGGCGGCCCGCGGCGTGCGCGCCCTGGCGGGGGAGTCGTTCTCGCTCGCCGAGACCATCGGCGGGGTGCGCGGTCTCGTGGAGTCCATGGCTCCCGGGCTCGTGTTCGTGGTCGTGTTCATCGCGACGGGCAACACGCTGCGGCCTGCGCTCATCGCGTCGGTCGCGGTCGCGCTCGTGGCCGTGGCGGCCCGTCTGGTCCAGCGCACGCCCATCACGCAGGCGTTCGGCGGCTTCCTGGGCGTAGCGATCGGCGTCCTGTGGGCGTGGCGTTCGGGCGAGGCGCAGAACTACTACGCGGCGGGGCTGCTCACGAACGCGGCCTACCTGGTCGCGATGGCGGTCTCGGTGCTCGTGCGGTGGCCCGTGGTGGGCCTCGTGGTCGAGGCGCTGCGCAGCGGGTGGACGGACGGGGACAAGGTCAAGGCCGCGGTCGCGGCGAGCGACGTGCCCGACGGCGCCACGACCTCGGCCGCGCACGTCGCCCCGGGGGAGCGTGCCGAGGACGGCGCCGGCAGTGCTGGAGGCGACCAGGACGAGCCGGCTCCCGGCGCGTTCCGGGCCTGGTCCCAGCGCTGGCGTCAGGACGCGGCGCTCATGCGGCGCTACGCGCTGGCGACGTGGCTGTGGGTCGGGATGTTCGCGCTGCGCCTCGCCGTCCAGGTCCCGCTGTTCCTGGCCGGCGAGGACGCCGTCGCCTGGCTGGGCACGGCCCGCCTCGTGATGGGCATTCCCCTGTGGGCGCTGACCCTCTGGCTGACCTGGCTGCTGGTCCGCCGCCCGCACGTGGCGGAGCCGGTCCCCGCGAACGGGTGA